One region of Blastocatellia bacterium genomic DNA includes:
- a CDS encoding Fe-Mn family superoxide dismutase: MAYQAKNFDHLLGTPGFSDRLLKNHFALYQGYVANTNKLAEALSALSKEGKTGTPEYAELKRRFGWEFNGMRWHEYYFGNMVKGGRALERDSTLWKKLVEDFGSYENWERDFKATGTMRGIGWVVLALDPMANRTFNTWINEHDVGHLAGTIPLLVMDVFEHAYMVDYDLRRADYIEAFFKAIDWTVVARRFDQAPRLT, from the coding sequence ATGGCTTACCAAGCGAAAAACTTCGATCATCTGCTGGGGACGCCGGGATTCAGTGACCGGCTCTTGAAAAATCACTTCGCCCTTTATCAGGGGTATGTGGCCAATACCAATAAGCTCGCTGAAGCTCTGAGCGCCCTGTCGAAAGAAGGAAAAACCGGGACGCCCGAATATGCTGAATTGAAACGCCGGTTCGGCTGGGAGTTCAACGGTATGCGATGGCACGAATATTATTTCGGTAACATGGTCAAGGGTGGCCGGGCGCTCGAGCGAGATTCCACGCTCTGGAAAAAACTCGTCGAAGATTTCGGTTCATACGAAAACTGGGAACGGGATTTCAAAGCCACAGGCACCATGAGAGGTATCGGTTGGGTCGTTCTGGCTCTTGATCCGATGGCCAACCGAACGTTCAATACGTGGATCAATGAGCATGATGTGGGTCATCTCGCCGGGACGATTCCCTTGCTCGTCATGGATGTCTTCGAGCACGCCTACATGGTTGATTATGATCTCCGGCGGGCCGACTATATCGAGGCGTTCTTCAAGGCCATTGATTGGACAGTAGTCGCCCGGAGATTCGACCAAGCGCCGAGACTCACGTGA
- the ahcY gene encoding adenosylhomocysteinase → MRGYEVRDLGLAASGMSRLEWADREMPVLRAIRERFARERPLEGVQIAACVHVTAESGNLARTLVSGGARLIIIASNPLSTQDDIAAALVKELNISVFAIKGESIETYRRHVKIALEANPQVLIDDGADLVATLLRERPSLAEQVIGTTEETTTGVIRLRAMAAEGLLRFPVIAVNDSRTKHLFDNRYGTGQSTWDGILRATNVLVAGKRVVVVGYGMCGRGVAMRARGLGARVIVTEVDPIRAIEALMDGYDVMPIREAARLGDIFVTVTGNRHVIDREHLLAMKDGAILCNAGHFDVEINLDALREIAEGPRKIRDFVEEYRIRHTGHRLLLLAEGRLVNLAAAEGHPPAVMDLSFANQALAVEYLVKRRGTIPPGIHVLPIEIDREIAHLKLQAMGIQIDELTEEQRRYLTAWEYGT, encoded by the coding sequence GTGAGGGGATACGAGGTTAGGGATTTGGGATTAGCAGCTTCTGGAATGTCCCGTTTAGAGTGGGCGGATCGGGAGATGCCCGTGCTGCGAGCGATTCGGGAGCGATTTGCGCGAGAACGACCTCTGGAAGGAGTACAAATAGCGGCTTGCGTGCACGTGACGGCTGAAAGTGGGAATCTGGCGCGAACGTTAGTTTCTGGTGGTGCGCGTCTGATAATAATAGCTTCAAACCCACTCTCCACTCAAGATGACATAGCTGCCGCCTTGGTTAAGGAACTCAATATCTCAGTTTTCGCTATCAAAGGCGAATCCATAGAGACATACCGCCGGCACGTGAAAATCGCCCTGGAGGCAAACCCCCAGGTGCTCATCGACGATGGGGCCGATTTAGTAGCCACCTTGCTTCGCGAACGTCCCTCCCTGGCCGAGCAGGTGATCGGAACAACGGAGGAGACGACAACAGGGGTGATTCGCTTGCGAGCCATGGCGGCCGAAGGATTGTTGAGATTCCCGGTGATCGCTGTCAATGACTCGAGAACAAAACACCTCTTTGACAACCGGTACGGAACTGGACAAAGCACCTGGGACGGGATCCTCCGGGCGACGAACGTCCTTGTGGCGGGAAAGCGCGTTGTCGTCGTCGGCTACGGGATGTGTGGGCGCGGCGTCGCGATGAGAGCGCGAGGACTAGGCGCCCGTGTAATCGTCACCGAGGTCGATCCAATTCGCGCGATCGAGGCCCTGATGGACGGCTATGACGTCATGCCCATCCGCGAGGCCGCGCGCCTCGGGGATATTTTTGTGACAGTTACTGGGAATCGCCACGTCATTGATCGAGAACATTTGCTTGCGATGAAAGACGGAGCCATCCTGTGTAACGCTGGACACTTCGACGTGGAGATCAATCTAGATGCCTTGCGAGAGATCGCTGAAGGGCCGCGCAAGATTCGGGATTTCGTCGAGGAATATCGAATTCGTCACACTGGACATCGTCTCTTGCTCTTGGCCGAAGGACGATTGGTGAATCTCGCCGCAGCTGAAGGGCACCCGCCGGCCGTCATGGATCTGAGCTTTGCCAATCAAGCCCTTGCTGTCGAGTACTTGGTGAAGCGGCGAGGAACAATCCCGCCTGGAATCCATGTGCTCCCTATTGAGATCGATCGCGAAATTGCTCACTTGAAGCTGCAAGCAATGGGGATTCAAATCGACGAGTTGACGGAAGAGCAACGGCGGTATCTCACCGCTTGGGAATACGGTACCTGA
- the metK gene encoding methionine adenosyltransferase — MANIRYFTSESVTEGHPDKIADQIADAVLDEVLRQDEDGRVACEVLLTTGLVLVAGEITTTADVDYARVARQVICDIGYTRAKYGLDGETCGVMVSIVTQSPDIAVGVDTGGAGDQGLMFGYAVRETPELMPLPIQLAHRITRRLAEVRKQGILPYLRPDGKSQVTVVYEGARPLYVDTVVVAAQHSDRVEARTVREDVIEHVVKVAIPEELITSKTKYYVNPTGRFVIGGPQGDSGLTGRKIIVDTYGGAAPHGGGAFSGKDPTKVDRSASYMARYIAKNIVAAGIADRCLIQLAYAIGVADPVSVSIDTFGTGKVSEERLVGVVRELFDLTPRGIIKALQLQRPIYRKTAVYGHFGRQEPEFTWERTDKAELLREAIGGAG, encoded by the coding sequence GTGGCGAACATCCGGTACTTCACGTCGGAATCGGTAACTGAGGGGCATCCTGATAAGATCGCAGATCAGATCGCCGATGCTGTTTTGGATGAAGTCCTGCGTCAGGATGAAGACGGTCGCGTCGCCTGCGAGGTCCTCTTGACGACAGGGCTTGTGCTCGTCGCCGGGGAGATCACCACGACGGCGGATGTGGATTACGCTCGCGTCGCGCGTCAGGTGATTTGCGACATCGGATACACGCGCGCCAAATATGGGTTGGATGGGGAGACCTGCGGTGTTATGGTCTCGATCGTCACGCAGTCCCCGGATATTGCCGTGGGTGTGGATACTGGAGGAGCCGGGGATCAAGGGCTGATGTTCGGATATGCCGTCCGCGAGACACCAGAACTCATGCCTCTGCCCATTCAACTGGCGCATCGCATCACGCGGCGGTTGGCCGAAGTGCGGAAGCAAGGAATCTTGCCCTATCTCAGACCAGATGGGAAATCGCAAGTGACGGTCGTCTACGAAGGAGCACGCCCGCTCTACGTGGACACGGTCGTCGTCGCCGCACAACACAGTGACCGCGTGGAGGCGCGGACGGTGCGCGAGGATGTGATCGAACACGTGGTGAAGGTGGCCATTCCCGAAGAGTTGATCACCAGTAAGACGAAGTACTATGTGAATCCAACCGGGCGATTCGTCATCGGAGGGCCACAAGGAGATTCGGGGTTGACCGGACGAAAAATCATCGTGGACACCTATGGAGGGGCAGCTCCGCATGGAGGAGGAGCCTTTTCAGGGAAAGATCCGACGAAGGTGGATCGCTCGGCATCCTACATGGCGAGATATATCGCGAAGAACATCGTCGCCGCTGGGATTGCCGATCGCTGCTTGATTCAACTCGCCTATGCCATTGGCGTCGCCGACCCTGTCTCCGTCTCTATTGATACGTTTGGGACAGGGAAGGTGAGTGAGGAACGCTTGGTCGGTGTTGTGCGCGAGTTGTTCGATTTAACACCACGCGGGATCATCAAGGCACTGCAATTGCAGCGGCCGATTTATCGGAAGACGGCCGTCTATGGGCACTTTGGAAGACAGGAGCCAGAGTTCACCTGGGAGCGGACGGACAAGGCTGAGCTTTTACGAGAAGCCATCGGAGGGGCGGGGTGA
- the xerD gene encoding site-specific tyrosine recombinase XerD codes for MPRDLVREFLTYLRIERGLSANTIEAYRRDLERVATWAQTERQKDLLSLSREDLREFLRWMSEQGFEVGSVTRCIVTLRNFFRFLILDGFLKSDPTISLQTPRSWQTLPRFLTIEEVNRLLEQPDVTRDIGVRDRAILEVLYATGVRASELVVLRLGDVDVDKGVLVCLGKGSKERLVPLGRSAIEWVLKYLPIRQRWLGQKTSPWLFISPRGRPLTRQALWKLVARYGRAAGLGQVMPHMLRHTFATHLLEHGADLRSVQMMLGHSDLSTTQVYTYITNERLRQIYDHCHPRA; via the coding sequence ATGCCGCGCGATCTTGTGCGAGAATTTTTGACATACCTTCGAATCGAACGCGGGCTCTCGGCTAATACCATCGAAGCCTACCGCCGTGACCTGGAGCGAGTGGCAACGTGGGCTCAGACAGAGCGTCAGAAGGATCTTTTGAGCCTCTCGCGGGAGGATCTCCGAGAATTCCTGCGGTGGATGAGCGAGCAGGGGTTCGAGGTCGGGAGCGTGACGCGTTGTATTGTGACCTTGAGAAATTTCTTTAGGTTTCTGATCCTCGACGGCTTTTTGAAAAGCGATCCGACGATAAGTCTTCAAACACCAAGGTCATGGCAAACGCTCCCGAGATTCCTTACGATCGAGGAGGTTAATCGTCTCCTTGAACAACCCGATGTTACTCGTGATATCGGGGTTCGCGATCGAGCGATTCTCGAAGTCCTCTATGCAACGGGGGTGAGGGCCTCTGAGTTGGTCGTTCTTCGACTGGGGGATGTCGATGTAGACAAAGGCGTCCTAGTGTGCCTTGGCAAGGGGAGCAAAGAACGCTTGGTTCCCCTTGGGCGGTCGGCCATTGAGTGGGTGTTGAAATATCTTCCCATACGACAACGATGGCTTGGCCAGAAGACATCGCCGTGGCTTTTCATCTCGCCACGGGGGCGGCCCCTGACGCGTCAGGCTTTGTGGAAGTTGGTCGCTCGATATGGACGTGCGGCCGGACTGGGACAAGTCATGCCGCATATGTTGCGGCATACCTTCGCCACGCACCTTCTGGAGCACGGAGCCGATCTGAGATCGGTTCAGATGATGCTCGGCCATTCGGATCTGAGCACCACGCAAGTGTACACCTACATCACTAACGAACGGCTTCGGCAGATCTACGATCACTGTCACCCCCGGGCGTGA
- the lpxD gene encoding UDP-3-O-(3-hydroxymyristoyl)glucosamine N-acyltransferase, which translates to MRLSDIARHIGARLDGEDLEITGIAPIAEAQPGELTFIANPKYAPLIKTTRASAVIVAEDFAPFPIALLRTPHPYFAFAKALELFYQAPQPEPGIHPTAIIHPTVKLGAHVTIGAYTVIAAECEIGDHVTIYPHCMIYPNVRIGAHTIIHSQVTVREHTIIGAHVIIHNGARIGTDGFGYARDPEGRWYKIPQAGRVIIHDGVEIGANTTIDRAAIGETVIARDVKIDNLVQIGHGSKVGENSLLCAQVGLAGSTEIGRNVMLAGQVGVAGHLRIGDNVIATAQTGIPSSVEANRVVSGYPAIENKLWLRASAIFARLPEMYRQLREMRQRLERLERGSE; encoded by the coding sequence ATGAGGCTTTCCGACATCGCCCGACATATCGGCGCTCGGCTCGACGGCGAAGACCTCGAGATTACTGGCATCGCCCCCATCGCGGAGGCCCAACCCGGAGAATTGACCTTCATCGCTAATCCCAAATATGCCCCACTGATCAAGACGACGCGCGCCTCGGCCGTGATCGTCGCCGAGGACTTCGCCCCATTCCCCATCGCCTTGCTCCGGACGCCCCATCCGTACTTCGCCTTCGCCAAGGCCTTGGAGCTCTTCTACCAGGCCCCGCAACCGGAGCCCGGAATCCACCCGACGGCCATCATCCATCCGACGGTGAAACTCGGCGCCCATGTCACGATCGGCGCCTACACGGTCATCGCTGCCGAGTGCGAGATCGGCGACCACGTGACGATCTATCCCCACTGCATGATTTACCCGAACGTCCGCATCGGCGCGCATACGATCATCCACTCCCAGGTGACCGTGCGCGAGCATACAATCATCGGCGCCCACGTCATCATCCATAACGGAGCCCGCATTGGCACCGATGGTTTCGGATATGCCCGCGATCCCGAAGGGCGTTGGTATAAGATCCCTCAAGCGGGGCGAGTGATCATCCACGATGGGGTCGAAATCGGCGCCAATACCACCATCGATCGAGCGGCCATCGGCGAGACGGTCATCGCCCGTGATGTGAAGATCGATAACTTGGTGCAGATCGGCCACGGATCGAAAGTCGGCGAGAACTCGCTTTTGTGCGCTCAGGTCGGCCTGGCCGGGAGCACCGAGATCGGACGCAACGTGATGTTGGCCGGCCAGGTCGGCGTCGCCGGCCACCTCCGCATCGGCGACAATGTGATCGCGACGGCGCAAACGGGCATCCCCTCCTCGGTCGAAGCCAATCGCGTCGTCTCCGGCTATCCGGCCATTGAGAACAAGCTCTGGCTGCGCGCTTCGGCCATTTTCGCCCGCTTGCCCGAGATGTATCGCCAGCTGCGCGAGATGAGACAGCGGCTTGAACGCCTCGAACGAGGATCCGAGTGA
- a CDS encoding ParB/RepB/Spo0J family partition protein: protein MSKRGLPANLRLRHDAHFVELLASRTGAPIGRMIPIDRLDLNPEQPRVEIGDLSDLVASIREKGILEPLLVRPQENGRFLIISGERRYRAALIVGLREVPCIEMDVDDQAVAEISLIENLQRKDLTPFEEAQGFKMLVERFGYTHEEIARKIGKSRSSVTETLALAEMPEEIKELCRRADIQSKSVLLQIARLKDADQMRALIERIRREGLRRDDVRREKKTTHRRPRPFVYRYRAAEFRLEVRFKKADVTREELIGCLRQVAEEIERSEGSA from the coding sequence GTGTCTAAGCGAGGACTTCCGGCGAATCTCCGGTTGCGGCATGACGCGCACTTTGTCGAGTTGCTCGCTTCGCGCACGGGGGCGCCGATTGGGCGGATGATCCCCATTGATCGGCTCGATTTGAATCCGGAGCAACCCCGTGTGGAGATCGGCGATCTCTCGGATCTGGTCGCCTCGATTCGGGAGAAGGGCATCTTGGAGCCGCTCCTTGTGCGGCCGCAGGAGAACGGGCGCTTCCTGATCATCAGCGGCGAGCGTCGGTATCGAGCCGCGTTGATCGTCGGTCTCCGCGAGGTCCCTTGCATCGAGATGGACGTAGATGATCAAGCGGTCGCTGAGATCAGTTTGATCGAGAATCTGCAACGCAAGGACCTGACGCCATTTGAAGAGGCGCAAGGGTTCAAAATGTTGGTCGAGCGCTTCGGCTATACGCACGAGGAGATCGCGCGCAAGATCGGGAAGTCGCGATCCTCGGTGACGGAGACCTTGGCTTTGGCCGAGATGCCGGAGGAGATCAAGGAGCTGTGTCGGCGCGCCGACATTCAATCGAAGTCCGTGCTCTTGCAGATTGCTCGACTCAAGGATGCGGATCAAATGCGGGCGCTCATCGAGCGCATCCGCCGCGAAGGGTTGCGTCGAGATGACGTGCGGCGGGAGAAGAAGACGACGCACCGCCGACCTCGGCCCTTCGTCTATCGATATCGCGCGGCCGAGTTTCGGTTGGAAGTGCGGTTCAAGAAGGCCGATGTGACTCGCGAGGAATTGATCGGCTGTCTGCGCCAGGTGGCCGAGGAGATCGAGCGATCGGAGGGCTCAGCGTGA
- a CDS encoding AAA family ATPase, protein MGGAEKAVRSVVIAIANQKGGVGKTTTAINLSAGLARRGYRVLLVDLDPQANSSLSYLDLREVEVSIFDWLMDRSVTAEQVIYATSVPNLEVLPSRINLAKFESLLLGEFDAPYRVKDRLDPIKGRYHFVIVDTPPTLGLLTVNALVAASHLIIPIQSSYFALEGTDDLLETVEKIKARPNPNLLLLGVVVTLYDRRTAIARDSLEQIRQVFGPQVFRTVISRSVRLEESPAYRESIFTFAPQSTAALEYDQLCEEVIERV, encoded by the coding sequence GTGGGCGGCGCGGAGAAGGCGGTTCGATCGGTCGTCATCGCGATCGCGAATCAGAAGGGGGGCGTGGGGAAGACGACCACGGCGATCAACCTCTCGGCAGGATTGGCCCGTCGGGGGTATCGCGTCCTACTCGTGGATCTGGATCCGCAAGCCAACAGTTCGCTCTCCTATTTGGATCTGCGCGAGGTTGAGGTCTCGATCTTCGATTGGCTCATGGATCGTTCGGTGACGGCCGAGCAGGTGATCTACGCGACGTCGGTCCCGAATCTGGAGGTCTTGCCCTCCCGCATCAACTTGGCCAAGTTCGAGAGCCTACTGCTTGGAGAGTTCGACGCTCCTTATCGGGTGAAGGATCGGTTGGATCCGATCAAGGGGCGGTATCACTTCGTGATCGTGGACACGCCACCGACGCTCGGCCTACTCACGGTGAATGCCCTAGTGGCCGCCTCGCATTTGATCATCCCGATTCAGTCCTCGTATTTCGCTTTGGAGGGGACCGACGATTTGTTGGAGACGGTGGAGAAGATCAAGGCGCGGCCGAATCCGAACCTGCTTTTGCTGGGGGTCGTCGTGACGCTGTATGATCGGCGGACGGCCATCGCCCGCGATTCGTTGGAGCAGATCCGGCAGGTCTTTGGTCCGCAGGTCTTTCGGACGGTGATCTCGCGCTCGGTGCGCTTGGAGGAGAGTCCGGCGTATCGGGAGTCGATCTTCACTTTCGCGCCCCAGTCGACGGCGGCGCTGGAGTACGACCAACTCTGCGAGGAGGTGATCGAGCGTGTCTAA
- a CDS encoding bifunctional nuclease family protein, producing the protein MEREVKVRGLILDPANNSPVVILKDVASEAMLPIWIGVFEANAIAMEIEKAVPQRPMTHDLLKNVIAQLGASVERVVITDLIDSTFYAIIVLDVSGEKIIVDSRPSDAIALALRTDSPIFVAEHVLRSSRSVISSREVEEEEWPEDLGDESSGRSY; encoded by the coding sequence ATGGAACGCGAAGTGAAAGTGCGCGGGCTCATCCTCGACCCGGCGAACAATTCGCCAGTGGTCATCCTCAAGGATGTCGCCTCCGAGGCGATGCTGCCGATCTGGATCGGGGTTTTCGAAGCCAATGCCATCGCTATGGAGATCGAGAAGGCCGTGCCGCAGCGGCCGATGACGCACGATTTGTTGAAGAATGTCATCGCTCAGCTCGGGGCAAGCGTCGAACGGGTCGTCATCACCGATCTCATCGACAGCACCTTCTACGCCATCATCGTCTTGGACGTCAGCGGAGAGAAGATCATCGTGGATTCGCGTCCGAGCGATGCCATTGCCTTAGCGCTTCGGACGGACAGTCCGATCTTCGTCGCCGAGCATGTCTTGCGCAGCTCGCGCAGCGTGATCTCCAGCCGCGAGGTGGAGGAGGAAGAATGGCCCGAAGACCTCGGGGATGAATCGAGCGGCAGGTCGTACTGA
- the miaB gene encoding tRNA (N6-isopentenyl adenosine(37)-C2)-methylthiotransferase MiaB, protein MRRFFIETFGCQMNVVDSEKAAALLERLGYEWTDDPEQAEVIVLNTCSVREKPEEKVYTRIRQLRRRRGDRVLIGVMGCVAQLYGRKLLERVPGVDFVVGTQALAELPQIIERLRARGEPAVVQTRTPNRAEFLEISPAERRQRHVAYVTIMEGCDKFCSFCIVPFTRGRERSRSPIRILTELRALAQAGYREVHLLGQNVNSYGLSERIEGDRPLAFSDLLRLVAEQSGLPRIKFTTSHPKDFTPEIVRAIEAYPNLCNWIHLPPQAGSDRILARMNRGYTRADYMRRVEWIRSAKREITLTGDIIVGFPGETERDFQETLRLIEEVEFDGLYLFKYSPRPGTPAARLPDQVPDEVKTERLMRLEERQREIQLRRLQRYVGRIVEVLVEGKSVKSEIHWAGHTTDNIVVNFEDSRENIEGALVKVEITRANPHSLFGRSLEVLR, encoded by the coding sequence ATGAGGCGCTTCTTCATCGAGACCTTCGGCTGTCAAATGAACGTCGTGGATTCGGAGAAGGCGGCGGCGCTGCTGGAGCGTCTCGGCTATGAGTGGACTGATGACCCGGAGCAGGCCGAGGTCATCGTGCTCAACACCTGTTCGGTGCGCGAGAAGCCCGAGGAGAAGGTCTACACTCGGATTCGGCAGCTTCGTCGTCGTCGAGGAGATCGCGTGCTCATTGGCGTCATGGGATGCGTGGCGCAGTTGTACGGGCGCAAGTTGCTCGAACGGGTGCCGGGCGTGGATTTCGTCGTGGGAACGCAGGCGCTCGCCGAGTTGCCGCAAATCATCGAGCGCCTGCGCGCTCGGGGTGAGCCAGCGGTCGTTCAAACGCGCACACCGAACCGGGCCGAGTTCTTGGAGATCTCCCCGGCCGAGCGGCGCCAGCGTCATGTCGCCTATGTGACGATCATGGAGGGGTGCGACAAGTTCTGTTCTTTTTGCATCGTCCCCTTCACGCGCGGGCGCGAACGCAGCCGCTCGCCCATTCGGATCTTGACTGAGTTGCGAGCGCTGGCCCAGGCCGGCTATCGAGAGGTCCATCTGCTCGGACAAAACGTCAATAGCTATGGCTTGAGCGAGCGGATCGAAGGCGACCGACCTTTGGCCTTCTCCGATCTCCTGCGGCTTGTGGCCGAGCAATCGGGCCTTCCTCGCATCAAGTTCACGACGTCGCATCCGAAAGACTTCACGCCGGAAATTGTGCGCGCCATCGAAGCCTATCCGAATCTCTGCAATTGGATCCATTTGCCGCCGCAGGCGGGATCGGATCGGATTTTAGCTCGCATGAACCGTGGGTACACGCGGGCCGATTATATGCGTCGCGTCGAGTGGATTCGATCGGCGAAGCGAGAGATCACCCTCACGGGGGATATCATCGTGGGATTCCCCGGGGAGACCGAGCGCGATTTTCAGGAGACGCTGCGTCTGATCGAGGAAGTGGAGTTCGATGGCTTGTACCTCTTCAAGTACTCGCCGAGGCCGGGGACGCCGGCGGCGCGGCTCCCGGATCAAGTGCCGGATGAGGTGAAGACGGAGCGGCTGATGCGTTTGGAAGAGCGGCAGCGAGAGATTCAGCTTCGGAGGCTGCAGCGATATGTCGGCCGCATTGTTGAAGTTTTGGTCGAAGGAAAGAGTGTTAAGTCAGAAATTCACTGGGCCGGCCACACGACGGACAATATCGTCGTAAACTTTGAAGATTCAAGAGAGAACATCGAAGGAGCTCTCGTGAAGGTTGAGATCACGAGAGCGAATCCGCACAGTCTCTTCGGGCGGAGCCTCGAGGTTCTCCGTTAA
- the recN gene encoding DNA repair protein RecN — translation MIHLHPMLRFLKVVNIAVIENVEVEFEPGLNLLTGETGSGKSLLVDAVTMLLGERAGADVLRSGEARGYIEGVFRGEAWPEELLALFHEAGIDVEEEIILRREISASGRSRIFANDRLVTQAFVRAVRPHLVDIYSQGEAPMALVGGRPLRLLDSYARADDLRRRVEELAAAYRETERILDELSRAEAERLRLLDIYQFQIREIERVRPTLGEDEELGRERALLANAEKLFQLAQEAYAELYEADDSMLRQGARVYRRLEQLRELDERAASALELLERARILLEEVAYFLRDYREGIRFSPERLAEVEGRLAELERLKRKYGPTLREVLETLAQLKTKYEELAGADVRREELEERRKRLGAEYRHVAGELSRKRERAARTLEQAVTAELRALAFERGRFQVAFTPVEEFPGPEGMERVQFLVALNVGEEPRPVAKVASGGELSRIMLALKTVVSQWWGPRTLIFDEIDVGIGGRVAEIVGERLKQLGERYQVLCVTHQPQIARFADAHYRVVKEVVGGRTHVRVERLSQRERVEELARMLGGREITEVVRRHARELIRD, via the coding sequence ATGATACACTTGCATCCGATGTTGAGGTTTCTGAAGGTCGTCAACATCGCCGTGATCGAGAACGTGGAGGTGGAGTTCGAGCCGGGGTTGAATCTGCTAACGGGAGAGACAGGCTCGGGGAAATCCCTGCTGGTGGACGCCGTCACGATGCTGTTGGGAGAGCGAGCGGGGGCGGATGTGCTGCGTTCAGGGGAGGCGAGAGGATATATCGAGGGCGTCTTTCGCGGGGAGGCGTGGCCGGAAGAACTCCTGGCTCTCTTTCACGAGGCGGGCATCGATGTGGAAGAGGAGATCATCCTGCGACGGGAGATCTCGGCCTCTGGGCGGAGTCGGATCTTCGCCAACGATCGTTTGGTGACGCAAGCGTTCGTCCGCGCTGTGCGCCCGCATTTGGTGGACATCTACAGCCAGGGCGAAGCGCCGATGGCGCTCGTTGGGGGGCGACCGCTCCGGTTGCTCGACAGCTATGCGCGAGCGGATGATCTGCGGCGACGGGTGGAAGAGCTGGCGGCGGCCTATCGAGAGACCGAGCGAATTTTGGACGAACTCTCTCGAGCTGAGGCCGAGCGCCTTCGGCTTCTGGATATCTACCAGTTTCAGATTCGGGAGATCGAGCGGGTTCGTCCGACGCTTGGTGAGGATGAGGAGCTGGGGCGCGAACGGGCACTGCTGGCCAATGCCGAGAAGCTCTTTCAACTGGCGCAAGAGGCTTATGCGGAGCTTTACGAGGCCGATGATTCGATGCTCCGCCAAGGAGCGCGGGTGTATCGGAGACTCGAACAGTTGCGGGAACTGGACGAACGCGCTGCGAGCGCGCTGGAGCTTCTCGAGCGAGCGCGAATCCTTCTGGAAGAGGTTGCCTACTTCTTGCGGGACTATCGGGAAGGGATCCGGTTCTCCCCCGAACGACTAGCTGAGGTCGAAGGGCGGTTGGCGGAGTTGGAGCGGCTGAAGCGAAAATATGGACCGACGCTCCGCGAGGTGTTGGAGACGTTGGCTCAGTTGAAGACGAAGTACGAAGAGCTGGCTGGCGCCGATGTGCGACGTGAAGAGTTGGAGGAGCGGCGGAAGCGTTTGGGGGCAGAGTATCGCCACGTAGCGGGCGAATTGAGTCGGAAGCGAGAGCGAGCGGCTCGGACGTTGGAGCAGGCGGTGACGGCCGAGTTGCGGGCGTTGGCGTTTGAGCGAGGGCGGTTTCAGGTGGCGTTCACGCCGGTCGAGGAATTTCCGGGCCCGGAGGGAATGGAGCGAGTGCAATTTCTCGTGGCTTTGAATGTCGGGGAGGAGCCGAGGCCGGTGGCGAAGGTCGCCTCCGGGGGGGAACTTTCTCGGATCATGCTCGCGCTCAAGACGGTGGTCTCGCAGTGGTGGGGACCGCGCACGTTGATCTTCGACGAGATCGACGTGGGGATTGGGGGGCGTGTGGCCGAGATCGTCGGGGAGCGGCTCAAACAGTTAGGGGAGCGGTATCAGGTCTTATGCGTGACGCACCAGCCGCAGATTGCGCGCTTCGCCGATGCCCACTATCGCGTGGTGAAGGAGGTCGTCGGTGGTCGAACGCACGTTCGAGTGGAGCGGCTCAGCCAGAGGGAACGCGTGGAGGAGTTGGCGCGGATGCTCGGTGGGCGGGAGATCACCGAGGTCGTGCGCCGACATGCGCGCGAGTTGATTCGTGACTAA